In Bradyrhizobium sp. 170, the DNA window GGTCATCTTGCGTTCATCGATGATCACGTCGCCATCCTGATTGACGCGGATCGGATTGCCATAGCGGTTGATGTCGCCAGCGCGCGGCTCACGCAGCGAGACCTCGCGCACTTCTTCGCCGCGATTGTTGCGGATCGGCTTGTAGAGCAGCTTGACGATGATCGGCCACTCGTCCAGCTCCAGCGGCGGCAGCTCCTCGGGCGGCGGCTCGATCTCGGGCGGCGGCATCGCGCGCTTATTGCTTGGCGAGATGATTTCGGCTTCTGGCTTCGTCGCTTGATCATCAACGAAGCCTTCGTGTTTCGGGTTGACGTTCACAGCGAAACCTCCTCACAGGTCACGCCTTCCCAGCGCACGCGGACCTGACCGTCGCGGGTATTGTTCTCGAAGCCGCCCTTGCAGGTTGCGCTGGTGAGCACGTACTGCATCCGGTTGGCGAGCTGCGCCACCACGGTGACATCGGTTTCGTTCAGCAGGTCCTCCAGATAGAAGCCGGGAAGCGTAGACAGATCGCCCTCGATGTAGGGCACGCGCGGCAGCTCCTGATAGCCATGCACGCCATCCTGCCCGGCGATCATGGTTCGCTCGACGGGCGACGGGCTGACGGTGAAGTTGCCGCGCAGCGCCAGCTGGTTGCCATCCACGGTCAGGAAGGCGATGCCTGCAATTCTCTGTGCCATTGATCAGTCCTCCTTGATGCTCGTGGGATCACGCACCCGATGCCGCGTTGAACGGCGGCGAGGTCGGGCCGATGATCTGGGTGTCGATGCCCCGGTCGTATTGCAGCCGGAACTGCGCCAGCACCGCGAAGATGCGCAGCTGGTTGATCAGGTCAGGCGGATAGAGGACGTTGAGGCGGTTGGGGTCGTTGGGATCGCGCTCGACCAGCAGATGGCGCTTGAAATTGGAGAGGTCCTCGACAAGGCCGACGTACATATCCTGCTGATACTGCGCGATCAGCTCGGCCTTCGCGATGCCGGGCGTGACGATCGCCTGACCGGGGCCGAACTTGGTGCCGTCATTCGCCAGCTTGTGGCGCGGATACTTCGAGGTGATGGCGTGCTTCTGATTCCGCAGCAGCTTCGCCAGCGTCGCCAGCGTGGTCACCAGCTCATAGGCATCATCCGGCTGGCCGTAGAGATTGACCTGATAGGTGGTCTGCTCGCGGGCGATCATCGGCTGATTGTCCGCGCCCACTTTCTGGATTGCGAGGCCGGTGGATGCGAGCGAGTTCAGCTCGACGAAGTCGAAGCGCTGATGCACGCCAGCGCCCTTGATCTGGTTGAGCGTCAAGGCCTGCAGCGGTCGCGCCGGATCGTTGATCAGGGCACGCTGCGCTTTCGCGGCATAGGCTGCGGCCCATTCAAAGGTCGGCGACGGGCTGGCCTTCTCAACCGCCATCACCGATTCGACCGGGCTGTTCAGCGCATCGCCGAAGGTGATCAGCTCGGCATAGGTGCCGCGCTTGGCTGAGAAGACGTGACCGAACAGCTGGCGCTGCCAGCCCCAGCGCCCCATGTCGGTGAAGCCGTATTCCTGATCCCAGTCGAACAGCGAATTGCTGTCGGTGTACGGCATCGCGACGTACTCGTAGGGCTCTTCACCGAGATTGATGATCGCGGCGTCGAAGTCGGGCGAGCCGGTGCCTCCTGTGAGGAAGCCGGTTGCAGGCATGGTGATGCCCAGACCGGGCGGGGTCTGTTCGCCGCCACGGCTGCCATAGTAATTCAGCGAGACGGTGATCTCGTTGGCGTTGATGCTCTTGAACACCGAGGTCAAGGTTACAACGCCAGCTGCATTGGCTGCGGTGACCGGCAGGGCAACTTCGTCATTGATCGCTGCAACGATCGCAGCGGCGATGGTGGTGACAGTGTCGGTGGTCG includes these proteins:
- a CDS encoding phage tail assembly protein, with amino-acid sequence MNVNPKHEGFVDDQATKPEAEIISPSNKRAMPPPEIEPPPEELPPLELDEWPIIVKLLYKPIRNNRGEEVREVSLREPRAGDINRYGNPIRVNQDGDVIIDERKMTYMIGALSNILPPFIEEMDPRDWNSCAYRLRRFFLPDPAAW
- a CDS encoding phage tail tube protein; the encoded protein is MAQRIAGIAFLTVDGNQLALRGNFTVSPSPVERTMIAGQDGVHGYQELPRVPYIEGDLSTLPGFYLEDLLNETDVTVVAQLANRMQYVLTSATCKGGFENNTRDGQVRVRWEGVTCEEVSL
- a CDS encoding phage tail sheath C-terminal domain-containing protein, whose amino-acid sequence is MPISFANIPANIKVPLYWVEVDPSMAGLPTINLRALLVGVMIADGNAPFDIPRPIGSQAQADEAFGQGSELSRMFKAYFANNFANEVWGLPLKEATAATAGTATITVTAAPTSAGTLHLYIAGEHIPVNVATTDTVTTIAAAIVAAINDEVALPVTAANAAGVVTLTSVFKSINANEITVSLNYYGSRGGEQTPPGLGITMPATGFLTGGTGSPDFDAAIINLGEEPYEYVAMPYTDSNSLFDWDQEYGFTDMGRWGWQRQLFGHVFSAKRGTYAELITFGDALNSPVESVMAVEKASPSPTFEWAAAYAAKAQRALINDPARPLQALTLNQIKGAGVHQRFDFVELNSLASTGLAIQKVGADNQPMIAREQTTYQVNLYGQPDDAYELVTTLATLAKLLRNQKHAITSKYPRHKLANDGTKFGPGQAIVTPGIAKAELIAQYQQDMYVGLVEDLSNFKRHLLVERDPNDPNRLNVLYPPDLINQLRIFAVLAQFRLQYDRGIDTQIIGPTSPPFNAASGA